From the genome of Candidatus Nitrosocosmicus oleophilus, one region includes:
- a CDS encoding glycosyltransferase, translating into MARGLDGLTEHFLVPSKIVFMMQRVYLAPYGVGLGHASRLLILAENIKRPGIEMRFSSFGEARNYVESQGYECEKVPPVEFMWGKDGEFSVMSNINKIPQWLVNLPVQINKEIKYLKNFKPQIIISDSRLSPLIAARILNLPNILVINQVKLLLTPRLQEFKAVRFFETCNGELMGGMWNMSDRILIPDLPPPYTISESTINSVKSIKSKLDYVGFITPRAKITEISLSKAKEVLQIDSTKPLIFVHISGPTGTRIPIIKKLIDVFKNLPSVQFVFSEGKSNGNTIPTKISSNMWYFEWCPYKDEIYFLSDVIIMRGGHTAISQAIQYGKPIISIPIQSHGEQMSNSSKIERLGIGKAIDSKKMNQTMLIDAVNDLIYDNSYRDKMSDLMKLSNKLDGIQNVKDIVLSYV; encoded by the coding sequence TTGGCTCGCGGGCTGGATGGTCTAACTGAACACTTTTTAGTCCCTTCAAAAATCGTGTTTATGATGCAAAGGGTTTATTTGGCACCATATGGCGTGGGTTTGGGTCACGCCAGCAGACTATTAATCTTAGCCGAAAATATAAAAAGGCCCGGCATTGAAATGCGATTTTCTTCATTTGGAGAAGCCCGCAATTACGTTGAAAGCCAAGGATATGAGTGTGAAAAAGTTCCTCCAGTGGAATTTATGTGGGGAAAAGATGGCGAATTTTCAGTTATGAGTAATATAAATAAGATACCTCAATGGCTAGTCAATTTACCTGTTCAAATAAACAAAGAAATAAAATACTTGAAGAATTTCAAACCCCAGATCATAATATCTGATTCCCGGTTATCTCCCCTCATAGCCGCGAGAATATTGAATCTACCAAATATCTTGGTAATCAATCAAGTTAAGCTTCTACTAACTCCCAGACTACAAGAGTTCAAAGCCGTTAGATTTTTTGAAACTTGCAATGGTGAGCTTATGGGAGGCATGTGGAACATGTCAGACAGAATTCTAATACCAGACTTACCTCCACCATACACCATTTCAGAGAGTACAATAAATTCCGTAAAATCAATCAAGTCTAAATTAGACTATGTTGGGTTCATAACCCCAAGGGCTAAAATTACTGAAATTAGTCTTTCAAAGGCAAAAGAGGTCCTACAAATTGACAGTACAAAACCACTCATTTTTGTCCACATAAGTGGTCCTACAGGCACCAGGATACCTATAATAAAGAAGCTCATAGATGTTTTTAAGAATCTACCATCTGTTCAATTTGTATTCTCCGAAGGAAAGTCAAACGGCAATACGATCCCCACAAAAATATCTAGTAATATGTGGTATTTTGAGTGGTGCCCGTACAAAGACGAAATTTATTTTCTATCGGATGTCATAATTATGCGTGGAGGACACACAGCTATATCACAAGCCATTCAATACGGAAAACCGATTATCTCCATTCCTATTCAAAGCCACGGAGAACAAATGTCAAATTCTTCCAAGATTGAGAGACTTGGTATAGGCAAGGCAATTGATTCTAAAAAAATGAATCAGACCATGCTTATCGATGCGGTAAACGATTTGATTTATGATAATTCTTATAGAGATAAAATGTCAGATCTGATGAAATTAAGTAACAAACTAGACGGAATCCAAAATGTCAAAGATATCGTTCTTTCGTACGTTTAA
- a CDS encoding coiled-coil protein, giving the protein MVQEQNSGNPATAPSAAASGSTTKKDNRSENSIDSNQKTLLDFKKSLIEEQKLGETQIEKINESIEETKKIIDEERVKLEAERLKLKQINEVKDADYAKFTELKSNLIEERKRMRTLDTKASSGGGGGGPRSRRDRYNLSNLTKALEQIERDIQTKKLSKDEERRLVLKSKEIATRLHALKVIHKKEDTYKSLATKFDDIKGKMNEIFDQKADVGKGIGKIKASLDELLNRREELYEERRGVIHRVREAGAKIEMVDTQLNAIEFKRNRLQHSSERQRRYSPERKIRHEIPQDKMRKNRENQELWNSLKEVAMKKMSSGEKLTFDEMKLIYAEESD; this is encoded by the coding sequence GTGGTTCAAGAACAGAACAGTGGAAATCCAGCTACAGCTCCTTCTGCTGCAGCATCAGGATCTACGACAAAAAAAGACAATAGATCGGAAAATTCAATAGATTCAAATCAAAAAACTCTGTTAGATTTCAAAAAATCATTAATAGAAGAGCAAAAACTAGGGGAAACCCAGATAGAGAAAATTAACGAAAGTATTGAAGAGACAAAGAAGATTATTGACGAAGAAAGAGTAAAGTTAGAAGCTGAGAGACTAAAACTAAAACAAATTAATGAAGTAAAGGATGCAGATTATGCAAAATTTACAGAGTTAAAGAGCAACTTGATTGAAGAAAGAAAAAGGATGAGAACTCTGGATACCAAAGCATCTAGCGGCGGCGGCGGCGGAGGTCCAAGGTCAAGAAGAGACAGGTATAATCTATCAAATTTGACAAAAGCACTAGAACAAATAGAGAGAGATATTCAAACAAAGAAATTATCAAAGGATGAAGAAAGGCGTCTGGTCTTAAAATCAAAAGAGATAGCTACTAGGTTACATGCACTAAAAGTTATTCATAAGAAAGAAGACACTTACAAATCACTGGCAACAAAGTTTGACGATATTAAAGGAAAAATGAATGAAATATTTGACCAAAAAGCAGATGTAGGAAAGGGAATTGGTAAAATAAAGGCAAGTTTGGATGAGTTGTTGAACAGAAGAGAAGAACTTTATGAGGAAAGACGGGGTGTGATTCACAGAGTAAGAGAAGCCGGGGCTAAGATAGAAATGGTAGATACCCAACTTAATGCTATAGAGTTTAAGAGAAATAGGTTACAGCATTCTTCGGAGAGACAAAGACGTTATAGTCCAGAAAGAAAGATCAGGCACGAAATACCTCAAGACAAGATGCGCAAGAACAGAGAAAATCAAGAATTATGGAATTCGTTAAAGGAGGTCGCTATGAAGAAAATGTCCAGCGGAGAAAAACTCACTTTCGATGAAATGAAATTGATTTATGCTGAAGAATCTGACTAA